A single genomic interval of Helianthus annuus cultivar XRQ/B chromosome 13, HanXRQr2.0-SUNRISE, whole genome shotgun sequence harbors:
- the LOC110898850 gene encoding probable mediator of RNA polymerase II transcription subunit 26b produces the protein MTVRKSGVQMDYWRDYFRSANANIFEIIEGAIMLAASDCPKEFKVRRDSIAQILFSCRLIKCSGCDKEELALPVDNQDHHHDHDHHHHHDGDEGVRYKSKLVDVDRNCSKESSKVINCSRNDDNDDQRNHHVDHQVSNYSYGDAEALTDEIEQESQTFGEVMRIKEIVDNSPDESASVLCNSLRKLQLMSISVETLKATEIGKSVNVLRKHASKDVRQIARTLIEVWKEMVDEWVNATAKMTVSENTPESMNPSVLDEEEGLPSPPLDDLAFLNPHSISLELSEKFFDDVDDYGNPRKNENRNNGKPPPVEKHNVTKLKQQKPLNGTTKVSKPTMVKPPVVGSPLGRRTNPNMDRKLQNPEKPSLPKRPAVPQQRKPMSLDGETEQDKLEATKRKLQERYQQAENVKRQRTIQVMELHDLPKQDVTIRNQHTRPGHHYRHWANSRF, from the exons ATGACGGTTAGAAAATCCGGTGTACAGATGGATTACTGGAGGGATTATTTTCGGAGTGCGAATGCGAATATTTTCGAGATCATTGAAGGAGCGATTATGTTAGCTGCTTCTGATTGCCCTAAAGAGTTTAAAGTTAGGAGAGATAGCATTGCTCAGATTTTATTTTCTTGTAGATTGATCAAGTGTTCTGGTTGTGATAAAGAGGAGTTAGCCTTACCGGTAGATAATCAAGATCATCATCATgatcatgatcatcatcatcatcatgatgGTGATGAGGGGGTTAGGTATAAGAGTAAGTTAGTTGATGTTGATAGGAATTGTAGTAAAGAGAGTAGCAAAGTGATTAATTGTTCTCGAAACGATGATAATGATGATCAGCGTAATCATCATGTAGATCATCAAGTAAGCAATTACAGTTACGGAGATGCAGAAGCTTTGACCgacgaaatcgaacaagaatcgcaAACTTTCGGTGAGGTTATGAGGATTAAAGAGATTGTTGATAACAGCCCTGATGAG TCTGCTTCGGTTTTATGCAATTCGTTAAGGAAGCTTCAGTTGATGTCAATATCCGTCGAAACACTCAAG GCAACCGAAATTGGAAAATCTGTTAATGTTCTTCGAAAACATGCCTCAAAAGACGTTCGTCAAATTGCAAGAACACTAATTGA AGTGTGGAAAGAAATGGTAGATGAATGGGTCAATGCTACTGCAAAGATGACCG TTTCAGAAAATACCCCCGAGTCGATGAATCCATCGGTTCTTGATGAAGAGGAAGGTTTACCTTCACCTCCTTTAGACGATTTAGCGTTTTTGAACCCTCATTCAATATCGTTGGAATTATCCGAG AAGTTCTTTGATGACGTCGATGATTATGGAA ATCCTCGAAAAAATGAGAACCGTAATAACGGAAAGCCGCCGCCAGTCGAAAAGCATAACGTAACCAAGTTGAAACAACAGAAACCGTTAAACGGAACAACCAAGGTCTCGAAACCAACCATGGTCAAACCACCTGTTGTTGGCTCGCCACTGGGGAGACGAACGAATCCGAATATGGACCGTAAGTTGCAAAACCCTGAAAAACCGAGTCTTCCGAAGAGGCCAGCGGTTCCTCAACAACGC AAACCGATGTCTTTAGATGGGGAAACCGAACAAGACAAGCTTGAAGCCACGAAGAGGAAGCTTCAAGAACGATATCAACAAGCCGAAAACG TGAAGAGACAACGAACCATACAAGTGATGGAGTTGCATGATCTCCCGAAGCAAGACGTTACCATAAGAAACCAACATACTAGGCCTGGACACCATTACCGACATTGGGCGAACAGTCGGTTTTAA
- the LOC110903061 gene encoding ATP-dependent DNA helicase 2 subunit KU70, with protein MGSTCIFIALYRSMIRLKRFAVAFYGSSSRPQLVALVAQEEIIDGGGQIEPPGMHIIYLPYSDDIRPIKKRSRWRQRW; from the exons ATGGGAAGCACATGCATTTTCATTGCTCTTTACAGATCTATGATACGCCTCAAACG TTTTGCAGTTGCGTTTTACGGGAGTTCATCTCGACCTCAGTTGGTTGCTCTGGTTGCGCAA GAGGAAATCATCGACGGTGGTGGTCAGATTGAGCCGCCAGGAATGCACATTATATATCTTCCGTATTCAGATGACATAAGACCCATTAAGAAACGAAGTAGGTGGCGACAGAGGTGGTGA
- the LOC110901415 gene encoding uncharacterized protein LOC110901415 has product MERLPTRVELCKCNIPVPDVGCPMCESGDESAVHLFTACSFATSVWLKVSTWCKVPFLVAFSFKDVLSAHRFCGLQGKCLLAYQGIVIITCWMIWKARNDVVFNAKIPKVYREVQPDVPDGLTGSTG; this is encoded by the exons ATGGAGAGACTTCCTACAAGGGTGGAATTATGTAAATGTAATATTCCTGTTCCCGATGTGGGTTGTCCAATGTGtgagtctggtgatgaatctgcgGTTCACTTGTTTACGGCTTGTAGCTTCGCTACGTCTGTTTGGTTGAAAGTTAGTACGTGGTGTAAAGTCCCGTTTCTTGTAGCATTCTCGTTCAAAGACGTGTTGAGTGCTCACCGGTTCTGTGGGTTGCAAGGAAAGTGTCTTTTGGCTTATCAGGGCATTGTGATTATTACTTGTTGGATGATTTGGAAGGCTAGGAATGACGTGGTTTTTAATGCTAAAATTCCGAAG GTGTATCGGGAGGTTCAACCGGATGTACCGGACGGTTTAACCGGTTCTACCGGATGA
- the LOC110898851 gene encoding proteasome subunit alpha type-3 produces the protein MSSIGTGYDLSVTTFSPDGRVFQIEYAAKAVDNSGTVVGIKCKDGIVIGVEKLIASKMMLPGSNRRIHSVHRHSGMGVAGLAADGRQIVARAKSEAHNYESTYGEPIPIKELAERVASYVHLCTLYWWLRPFGSGVILGGYDRDGPQLYMVEPSGVSYRYFGAAIGKGRQAAKTEIEKLKLSELTCRQGVIEVAKIIYGVHDEAKDKTFELEMSWVCDESNRQHQKVPEALLEEAKAAAQAALEEMDAD, from the exons ATGAGCAGCATAGGAACCGGTTACGATCTATCGGTCACAACCTTCTCGCCGGACGGTAGGGTTTTCCAGATCGAGTACGCCGCTAAAGCCGTCGATAACAGCGGGACCGTCGTCGGTATCAAATGCAAAGACGGCATTGTTATT GGAGTAGAGAAGCTGATTGCGTCGAAGATGATGTTGCCTGGATCTAATCGTAGAATTCATTCGGTGCATCGTCATTCTGGGATG GGTGTAGCTGGATTAGCTGCAGATGGGAGACAGATTGTTGCAAGAGCCAAATCTGAAGCCCACAACTATGAAAG TACCTATGGTGAACCTATTCCCATCAAAGAACTTGCTGAGCGTGTTGCTAGTTATGTGCATCTTTGCACACTTTATTGGTGGCTCAG ACCTTTTGGATCCGGTGTGATTCTTGGAGGTTACGACCGTGATGGCCCGCAATTATATATGGTTGAACCTTCTGGTGTTTCCTAT AGATATTTTGGTGCTGCAATTGGGAAGGGCAGGCAGGCTGCAAAAAC CGAGATTGAAAAGTTGAAGCTTTCTGAGCTGACATGTCGCCAGGGTGTTATTGAAGTAGCAAAAAT AATCTATGGAGTACATGATGAGGCGAAGGACAAAACATTTGAATTGGAGATGAGTTGGGTTTGTGACGAATCAAACCGCCAGCACCAGAAG GTTCCGGAAGCACTGTTGGAGGAAGCAAAAGCAGCTGCTCAAGCAGCATTGGAAGAAATGGATGctgattaa